A window of Juglans regia cultivar Chandler chromosome 7, Walnut 2.0, whole genome shotgun sequence contains these coding sequences:
- the LOC108995385 gene encoding phosphatidylinositol transfer protein 3, with the protein MYLLRRHSQTHQENDSSQKDVKVSELRAALGPLSGRSLKFCTDACLRRYLEARNWNVDKAKKMLEETLKWRSTYKPEEIRWHEVAHEGETGKVSRADFHDRDGRTVLIMRPGMQNTTSGEDNVRHLVYLLENSILNLPENQEQMSWLIDFTGFSLNTSVTVKTARDIIYILQNHYPERLAVVFLYSPPRIFQAFWKAVKYFVDTKTSQKVKFVYPKIKDSIELMKTFFDIENLPSEFGGKATLKYDHEEFSRLMAQDDVKTAKFWGFDEKPNHIMDPIEESPAS; encoded by the exons ATGTATCTTCTGAGAAGGCACTCTCAGACTCATCAGGAGAATGACTCCTCACAGAAAGATGTGAAA GTCAGCGAACTCAGGGCTGCTCTTGGACCTCTATCTGGACGTAGTTTGAAGTTCTGCACTGATGCATGCCTGAGGAGATATTTAGAAGCTCGGAACTGGAATGTTGATAAGGCAAAGAAAATGTTGGAAGAGACACTCAAGTGGAGATCTACTTATAAGCCTGAAGAAATTCGTTGG CATGAAGTAGCCCATGAAGGTGAGACTGGCAAGGTGTCCAGAGCAGATTTTCATGATCGAGATGGAAGGACTGTTCTTATAATGAGGCCAGGGATGCAG AACACCACATCAGGAGAAGATAATGTTCGCCATCTAGTCTATCTTTTGGAAAATTCTATCCTCAACCTTCCTGAAAATCAAGAACAAATGTCGTGGTTGATAGATTTCACTGGATTCTCATTGAACACCAGTGTCACTGTCAAAACAGCCCGTGACATTATTTACATCTTGCAAAACCACTATCCGGAGAGGCTTGCTGTTGTATTTCTGTACAGTCCACCAAGGATTTTTCAGGCATTTTGGAAG gcCGTCAAGTACTTCGTGGATACAAAGACATCTCAGAAGGTGAAGTTTGTATACCCCAAAATTAAAGATAGTATAGAGCTCATGAAGACATTCTTTGATATAGAAAACCTTCCGAGCGAGTTTGGAGGAAAAGCCACCCTAAAATATGACCACGAGGAGTTCTCCCGATTGATGGCCCAGGATGATGTAAAAACTGCTAAGTTCTGGGGTTTCGATGAGAAGCCCAACCACATTATGGATCCCATTGAGGAGTCTCCTGCTAGTTGA
- the LOC108995375 gene encoding protein AE7-like 1 — translation MTLGLINANPIVHAKKERVARTEDPHGDDAVDPLEIYDFVRDIRDPEHPYSLEQLSVLSEESITVDEKLGRILITFTPTIQHCSMATVIGLCLRVKLQHCFPPHYKVDIKVSPGSHANEESVNKQLNDKERVAAALENPNLRQLVDECLYSNEL, via the exons atgacgTTGGGTCTGATCAACGCCAACCCCATCGTTCACGCTAAGAAGGAACGGGTCGCTCGTACCGAAGATCCTCATGGAGACGATGCCGTTGATCCTCTTGAAATTTATG ATTTCGTGAGGGATATAAGAGATCCAGAACATCCATACTCCTTGGAACAGCTCAGTGTTCTTTCGGAGGAATCGATCACCGTCGATGAGAAGCTCGGTCGAATTCT GATAACTTTCACACCAACCATCCAGCACTGCAGTATGGCAACCGTAATTGGTCTATGCCTGAGAGTGAAACTGCAGCATTGTTTCCCTCCGCATTATAAG gtAGACATCAAAGTATCTCCTGGATCTCATGCAAATGAAGAATCAG TTAATAAGCAGTTAAATGATAAGGAACGAGTTGCTGCTGCCTTGGAGAATCCCAACCTTCGCCAACTTGTGGACGAGTGTCTCTACTCCAATGAACTTTGA
- the LOC108995296 gene encoding uncharacterized protein LOC108995296, with translation MNSMITLYSRAASRKLVLHPNPDRNGEEKGHISLYLAIEDTDELSHGWEVNTYIKFFVFDQIRDKYLCIQDAHGSVRRFHKLKTEWGFAHLLSHDTLKDPSNGYLVDDTCVFGVEVFVIKGTFKGECFSIINEPQCIYFTWWISKLSVSAGLKDEELLYSDQFVVGGHKWMLTLVKHMTSEVGEFRSTCLSLKLAGSDTLFSSRRMFAKFKLRIIKGDKGVSWFPDRSTSKNGTRHFLFKLGYCNCLILECKIDLISSTKDFLLG, from the exons ATGAATTCGATGATCACACTCTACTCCAGGGCTGCCAGCAG gAAATTGGTACTCCACCCAAATCCGGATAGAAATGGTGAAGAGAAGGGTCATATCTCTTTGTACCTGGCAATTGAAGATACAGATGAGCTTTCACATGGCTGGGAGGTTAACACGTACATAAAATTCTTTGTGTTTGATCAAATCAGAGACAAGTACTTGTGTATCCAAG atgcacaTGGGAGTGTAAGACGCTTTCATAAGTTGAAGACTGAATGGGGTTTCGCACATCTACTTTCGCACGATACTCTGAAGGATCCTTCAAATGGTTATCTTGTTGATGACACTTGCGTTTTTGGGGTTGAAGTCTTTGTTATCAAAGGGACTTTCAAGGGGGAGTGTTTTTCAATTATAAATGAACCTCAATGCATTTATTTCACATGGTGGATTAGCAAACTTTCAGTTTCAGCCGGCCTGAAAGATGAGGAATTACTCTACTCCGATCAGTTCGTTGTTGGGGGGCATAAATG GATGCTGACGCTCGTCAAACACATGACAAGCGAAGTAGGAGAGTTCAGATCAActtgtctctctctcaagcttGCTGGTTCAGATACTCTTTTTTCTAGCAGAAGAATGTTTGCAAAATTCAAGCTGAGGATCATAAAGGGTGACAAAG GTGTGTCCTGGTTCCCTGATCGCAGCACGTCAAAAAATGGCACCCGACACTTTCTCTTTAAGCTGGGATATTGTAATTGTTTGATCCTGGAATGCAAAATTGATCTCATATCTTCAACGAAGGATTTTCTCCTCGGCTGA
- the LOC108995337 gene encoding vacuolar sorting protein 39 translates to MVHSAYDSFELLNNCPFKIDAVESYGSKLLLGCSDGSLKIYVPEYSVSDRSPPSDYHLHAHELRKEPYALERNFSGFSRKPLLAMEVLESRELLLSLSESIAFHKLPNLETNAVITKAKGANVYSWDDRRGFLCFARQKRVCIFRHDGGRGFVEVKEYNVPDTVKSMSWCGENICLGIRKEYMILNATNGALSEVFPSGRLAPPLVISLPSGELLLGKENIGVFVDQNGKLLQEGRICWSEAPLEVVIQKPYAIALLPRYVEIRSLRDPYPLIQTVVLRNARHLGQSNNSVIVALDNSVYGLFPVPLGAQIVQLTASGNFDEALALCKLLPPEDSNLRAAKEGSIHIRYAHYLFDNESYEEAMEHFLASQIDITYVLSLYPSIILPKTTIIPEPEKLVDISWDASYLSRGSSGLSDDMETLPSPQLLESDEHAALESKKMSHNTLMALIKFLQKKRYGIVEKATAEGTEEVVLDAVGDNFASYDSRFKKTTKGRGNISISSGAREMAAILDTALLQALLLTGQSSVALELLKGLNYCDVKICEEILRKRNHYAALLELYKCNSMHREALKLLHQLVEESKANQSLAELTQKFKPESIIEYLKPLCGTDPMLVLECSMLVLESCPTQTIDLYLSGNIPADLVNSYLKQHAPSMQAKYLELMLAMNENGISGNLQNEMIQIYLSEVLDWYSDLVAQQKWDEKAYSSTRKKLLSALESISGYNPDALLKRLPPDALYEERAILLGKMNQHELALSLYVHKLHVPELALAYCDRVYESVVHQPSIKSSGNIYLTLLQIYLNPRRTTKNFEQRITNLVSPYHTSIPKVGSASSTKARGGRGSKKIASIEGAEDMRVSQSGTDSSRSDGDADESSGEGGSTIMLDEILDLLSQRWDRLNGAQALKLLPRETKLQNLLPFLGPLLRKSSEAYRNLSVIKSLRHSENLQVKDELYNQRQTVVKITSDSMCSLCNKKIGTSVFAVFPNGKTLVHFVCFRDSQTMKVVAKGAPRRKR, encoded by the exons ATGGTACACAGTGCCTATGATTCCTTCGAGCTCCTCAACAATTGCCCTTTCAAAATCGATGCCGTCGAATCATATGGTTCAAAGCTCCTCCTCGGTTGCTCCGATGGATCCCTTAAGATCTACGTTCCCGAATACTCCGTCTCCGACCGCTCTCCACCGTCCGATTACCACTTACATGCCCATGAGCTGCGAAAGGAACCGTACGCTCTAGAGAGAAACTTCTCTGGGTTCTCCAGGAAGCCCCTGCTCGCGATGGAGGTCTTGGAGTCGAGGGAGCTCCTTCTTTCGCTCTCGGAGTCGATCGCCTTCCATAAGCTCCCGAACTTGGAGACCAACGCTGTCATCACCAAGGCGAAGGGCGCGAATGTGTATTCTTGGGACGATCGGAGAGGGTTCTTGTGCTTCGCGAGGCAAAAGAGGGTCTGTATTTTCAGACACGACG GTGGTCGAGGATTTGTAGAGGTGAAAGAATATAATGTGCCGGATACGGTAAAGTCGATGTCATGGTGCGGTGAGAATATatgtttgggtattagaaaaGAATACATGATATTGAACGCTACGAATGGTGCGTTGTCTGAAGTATTTCCTTCTGGGAGGTTAGCCCCGCCTTTGGTGATCTCTCTTCCCTCAGGAGAACTTCTTCTTGGGAAG GAGAACATTGGTGTCTTTGTGGACCAAAATGGGAAGCTGCTTCAGGAAGGTAGAATTTGTTGGTCAGAGGCCCCTTTAGAAGTTGTCATTCAGAAGCCATATGCAATAGCTTTATTACCAAGATATGTTGAG ATTCGGTCTCTTCGAGATCCATATCCGTTGATACAGACTGTTGTTCTACGAAATGCCCGTCATCTTGGCCAAAGCAACAATTCCGTAATCGTAGCATTAGACAATTCTGTTTATGGGCTCTTCCCTGTTCCTCTTGGTGCACAG ATTGTACAACTAACAGCATCTGGCAATTTCGATGAAGCCTTGGCCTTGTGTAAGCTGCTTCCCCCGGAAGATTCAAACCTTCGAGCTGCAAAGGAGGGGTCGATTCATATAAG ATACGCTCACTACCTATTTGATAATGAAAGCTATGAGGAGGCAATGGAGCATTTCTTGGCATCTCAGATAGATATAACCTATGTGCTTTCGTTGTATCCCTCTATCATCCTTCCTAAAACAACCATAATTCCTGAGCCAGAGAAGCTGGTGGACATTTCTTGGGATGCTTCATATCTCTCAAGAGGTTCATCAGGTTTATCAGATGATATGGAAACCTTACCATCACCACAACTATTGGAATCTGATGAGCATGCAGCACTTGAGTCCAAGAAAATGAGCCACAATACTCTCATGGCTCTGATTAAGTTCTTGCAGAAGAAAAGATATGGTATAGTTGAAAAGGCCACTGCCGAGGGAACAGAAGAAGTTGTTTTAGATGCTGTTGGAGATAATTTCGCATCGTATGACAGTAGGTTCAAGAAAACGACCAAG GGGCGTGGTAACATCTCCATTAGCTCTGGTGCTCGGGAGATGGCAGCAATACTTGACACGGCACTACTCCAAGCTCTGCTTCTTACTGGACAGTCTTCAGTGGCTTTAGAGTTACTGAAAGGTCTTAACTATTGTGATGTGAAAATATGTGAGGAAATTCTTCgaaaaagaaatcattatgCTGCTTTGTTAGAACTTTACAAGTGCAATTCAATGCACCGTGAAGCCCTTAAACTTCTACATCAATTGGTAGAAGAGTCGAAGGCAAACCAATCACTAGCAGAGCTTACCCAAAAGTTTAAGCCTGAGTCAATTATTGAATATCTCAAG CCTCTCTGTGGGACTGATCCCATGCTTGTCCTTGAGTGCTCAATGCTGGTTCTTGAAAGCTGTCCAACACAAACTATTGATCTGTATTTGTCTGGAAATATTCCAGCAGACTTGGTCAACTCTTATTTGAAGCAACATGCTCCAAGCATGCAGGCCAAGTACTTGGAGCTCATGCTTGCAATGAATGAGAATGGGATCTCAGGAAATCTGCAAAATGAAATG ATACAAATATATCTCTCGGAAGTGCTTGATTGGTATTCAGATTTAGTTGCTCAACAAAAATGGGATGAGAAAGCTTATTCCTCAACAAGGAAGAAATTATTGTCTGCTTTAGAAAGTATCTCAGGATATAATCCAGATGCTTTGTTGAAACGTCTACCACCGGATGCTTTATATGAAGAGCGTGCAATATTGTTGGGCAAAATGAACCAACATGAGCTTGCCTTGTCTCTATATGTTCATAAG CTTCACGTCCCTGAGCTTGCACTGGCCTATTGTGATCGGGTATATGAGTCTGTAGTTCATCAACCATCTATAAAATCCTCTGGCAATATATACCTTACTCTTTTGCAAATTTATCTTAATCCTCGGAGGACAACCAAGAATTTTGAACAGCGAATCACCAATCTAGTATCACCTTATCATACGAGCATTCCAAAGGTTGGTTCAGCGTCTTCAACTAAAGCTAGAGGAGGCCGTGGAAGTAAGAAAATTGCTTCAATAGAGGGTGCAGAGGACATGAGAGTAAGTCAGAGTGGCACCGACAGTAGCCGGAGTGATGGTGATGCAGATGAATCTAGCGGGGAAGGAGGTTCCACTATTATGCTTGATGAGATTCTTGATTTGTTGAGCCAAAGGTGGGATAGATTAAATGGAGCTCAAGCTCTCAAACTCTTACCAAGGGAAACCAAACTACAG AACTTGCTTCCATTTCTTGGACCTCTTCTGCGGAAATCCAGTGAAGCATACAGAAATCTTTCAGTGATCAAAAGTTTGAGACACAGTGAAAACCTGCAG GTGAAGGATGAACTCTACAACCAAAGACAAACAGTGGTGAAGATCACCAGCGATAGCATGTGCTCTCTTTGCAATAAGAAGATAGGGACAAGTGTTTTTGCTGTCTTCCCAAATGGGAAGACACTAGTGCACTTTGTTTGCTTTAGAGACTCCCAGACTATGAAAGTTGTGGCCAAAGGCGCGCCACGAAGGAAGCGATGA
- the LOC108995338 gene encoding protein N-lysine methyltransferase METTL21A-like encodes MATHDDDDEDDINPVTMILPDDQDDTMRFRTIQEGASEQHLQQHYVRSIDSTLLIRQLPSQGLSFQLWPAATTLVTLLDQHRCQPTNNPLSSTLLGHGHPLNILELGSGTGLVGIAAAATLGANVTVTDLPHVIPNLLFNAEANADVLTANGGAIRVEPLRWGEADDVKLIGRDFDLILASDVVYHDHLYDPLLETMRLLLLGSAGTENGRAKAFVMAHLRRWKKDSAFFKKAKKRFQVEVLHVDSPSEGCRVGVVVYRFVEKLMNSNSGSSASNSA; translated from the coding sequence ATGGCTACTCACGACGACGATGACGAAGACGACATAAACCCCGTCACGATGATACTACCAGATGATCAAGACGATACAATGAGATTCCGTACAATACAAGAGGGTGCATCAGAGCAACATCTACAGCAGCATTACGTCCGTTCAATCGACTCAACGTTGTTGATCAGGCAGCTTCCTTCCCAAGGCCTCTCCTTCCAGCTCTGGCCCGCCGCTACCACTCTTGTCACTCTACTCGATCAACACCGCTGTCAGCCTACCAATAACCCCTTATCTTCCACCCTGCTCGGTCATGGCCACCCTCTCAACATCCTCGAGCTAGGCTCCGGAACCGGTCTCGTCGGGATCGCCGCCGCGGCCACTCTCGGCGCTAATGTCACGGTCACCGACCTCCCACACGTCATCCCGAACCTCCTGTTCAACGCGGAGGCAAACGCCGACGTTTTAACCGCGAATGGAGGGGCCATACGCGTGGAGCCGTTAAGGTGGGGAGAGGCCGATGACGTGAAGCTGATTGGGCGGGATTTCGATCTAATTCTGGCCTCGGATGTAGTGTACCATGATCACTTGTACGACCCGTTGCTCGAAACAATGCGACTGTTGCTATTGGGCAGCGCGGGTACTGAAAACGGAAGAGCAAAGGCGTTCGTGATGGCCCATTTGAGGAGGTGGAAGAAGGACTCGGCTTTCTTCAAGAAAGCCAAGAAGCGCTTTCAGGTTGAGGTTCTACACGTGGATAGTCCATCCGAGGGATGTAGGGTTGGAGTGGTTGTTTACCGTTTTGTTGAGAAGCTTATGAATTCGAATTCTGGTAGCTCGGCAAGCAATTCTGCATGA
- the LOC108995339 gene encoding AP-3 complex subunit sigma: MIRAVMVMNTQGKPRLAKFYDSQPVDKQQELIRSVFGVLCSRAENVSNFVEADSIFGPDSRIVYKHFATLYFVLVFDSSENELAMLDLIQVLVETLDKCFKNVCELDLVFNYSKIHTILDEIFFGGQVLETSSAEVMKAVEEISKLETASNSITLVPKSVSGWRGR; encoded by the exons ATGATACGGGCGGTGATGGTGATGAATACGCAGGGCAAGCCTCGCCTTGCCAAATTTTACGATTCccag CCTGTCGACAAGCAGCAGGAGCTTATCCGCAGCGTTTTTGGAg TCTTATGCAGTAGAGCTGAGAACGTTAGCAATTTTGTGGAGGCCGACTCTATTTTCGGTCcg GATAGTCGCATTGTATACAAGCACTTTGCAACACTATACtttgttttagtatttgatAGTTCTGAAAATGAGCTTGCCATGCTCGACTTGATACAag TTCTTGTGGAAACGTTGGACAAATGCTTTAAAAATGTATGCGAGCTTGACTTGGTGTTCAACTATAGCAAG ATTCATACCATTCtggatgagatattttttggagGCCAAGTGCTGGAAACAAGTTCTGCAGAAGTCATGAAAGCTGTAGAAGAAATATCaaa GTTGGAAACTGCCTCCAATTCTATTACCCTTGTCCCCAAATCTGTTTCTGGTTGGCGGGGTCGATAG